The Sulfolobus islandicus Y.N.15.51 sequence GCAGGTAATCCAGCTAGTATTACCTTCCTAAAAACACTACTTGCTAACTTTATCGAATCCCCTATCCTATCCCCTACTTTTATAATGCTGTTACTATCAAATAACTTTGATGCATACTTTGCTGCGGAATTTCCTGGAGCAATCACTACGAAGTCGTAAGACTGCCTAATTACGTTAAGCTCACATTTAATATGCTCTAAGTAATCATCATCGCTAACAGGCGTCTCAATACCCGTCGTACCCAGTATGGAAATCCCACCCACTATTCCAACCATTTTATTTAAGGTATTTTCAGCAATGATATCTCCATTTGGTACTTCAATCGTTATCTGTATTCCCTTATCTGTAACTTCCCTTATTGCGTTGATTACCATATCCCTTACAGTAGGGCTTATTGCCGTCTCCCCCATGGTTGCCTTTAACCCACTCCTTGTAACTTTACCAACTCCCTTTTCTCCAACTATAACAATTTCATTACTCTCATTTAGTTTAGCACAACATCTTATCACTAACCCATCTAGAATATCTGGATTATCGCCCGAAAATTTCTTAACTTCAGCACATGCAATTCCACTATCTATCTCAACTTTTTCCACGGGTATTTCCAGTCTTAATCCTATAGGTGTCGGTATTACCACTGTGTTTCTTTTCTCTCTATTAAGTAATCCCATAACTGCTGCCTTTGCGGCTGCAGAGGCTGCAGCTCCAGTGGTTATTCCAAATCTCTTTAAAGAGTTTATTATCATAGCTCGTATTTCCTCTCGTAACCTCTTGGTGTTATCATGTAATTTTTATAACTATAAGTTAGCGAATTTCCTATTATCATTGTAGTAGTCATACCTATCTCATTCATATGTTCTTTCCACGACGACAAGGTCGTTATTACTATGTTCTCATTATTCCTATACGCACTCTTAACTAATCCCACTGGGGTATTCGGCTTCCTATGCTTTGAAACTATATCCATTACTTCTATTAATAAATTCTCATTAATTAAATTATAAAATACTATTACGAAGTCAGCCTCTGCAGCCTTGGTTACTTTATGTAAAATCTCCTCTCTTGGTATTAATAAATCACTTAGGCTTATTACGACGAAGTCGAGAGAAAGGGGGCTTCCTAGTCTAGCAGCAGCTGCTAATGCAGCAGTTACTCCAGGTATCACTTCAACGTCTAAATCCAATTTTCTTCTGGATATCAAGTCAAATACTAAACCAGCCATTCCATAGACCTGTGGATCACCACTGGATACTAAGGCAACAATATTATCTGACTCTAAGGCTTTTTCTATTGCAGTGTTAGCCCTAAATATTTCCTCTTTCATTCTGGCTCCTATTACTTCCTTTTTTCCATCTAGGACGTCAGATATTAACCTTAAGTATGTATTATATCCAATTATTACGTTTGACTTTTCCAAAACTTCTTGTGCCTTTATAGTTCTTTGTTCTTTTGATCCTGGTCCAATTCCTACAATGTATAATTTCCCCATTTTCATCCCTCCATTGCCATTTTAATAATCTCATTAATAATCGCCACTGCTATACCGCTTCCACCATAAGTCCCA is a genomic window containing:
- the cbiD gene encoding cobalt-precorrin-5B (C(1))-methyltransferase CbiD translates to MIINSLKRFGITTGAAASAAAKAAVMGLLNREKRNTVVIPTPIGLRLEIPVEKVEIDSGIACAEVKKFSGDNPDILDGLVIRCCAKLNESNEIVIVGEKGVGKVTRSGLKATMGETAISPTVRDMVINAIREVTDKGIQITIEVPNGDIIAENTLNKMVGIVGGISILGTTGIETPVSDDDYLEHIKCELNVIRQSYDFVVIAPGNSAAKYASKLFDSNSIIKVGDRIGDSIKLASSVFRKVILAGLPAKLLKVYAGIFNTHYSQGDARLESLTHASVLAGLPYDVLTKITNALSVEEAFTYMTKEQRRKVMKIVAEKILSRIKSFNGDINFCVIIFDYDGESLSRVGC
- a CDS encoding precorrin-3B C(17)-methyltransferase, producing the protein MKMGKLYIVGIGPGSKEQRTIKAQEVLEKSNVIIGYNTYLRLISDVLDGKKEVIGARMKEEIFRANTAIEKALESDNIVALVSSGDPQVYGMAGLVFDLISRRKLDLDVEVIPGVTAALAAAARLGSPLSLDFVVISLSDLLIPREEILHKVTKAAEADFVIVFYNLINENLLIEVMDIVSKHRKPNTPVGLVKSAYRNNENIVITTLSSWKEHMNEIGMTTTMIIGNSLTYSYKNYMITPRGYERKYEL